From Toxorhynchites rutilus septentrionalis strain SRP chromosome 2, ASM2978413v1, whole genome shotgun sequence, a single genomic window includes:
- the LOC129764949 gene encoding uncharacterized protein LOC129764949, with the protein MITNAFIDGLHANLSSLTRIYRPDSLLKAYESALDQYNAIQRRRESFPQRMVPFTKNNSFREQSQQQSYFMHKKPFSFLPYLNIKTQIGNLKFLVDTGSNKNYISPEHIHPTMKINCVPHLIKNISGSHNIDKFSELNIFFNYKSLPRQKFLLFRFHKFFDGLIGYESLKSLGAIIDTVSNELLIGSLRIPMNRKTFNGTETNFQINNIHGGKTLISNKTQNSYTDHNVQIDPSIINTKNVSLFNPSSNPVILETDLHNKMYSSNRTNLQNKQEHNYRKERINRTVQTGINQNHTEIIENFTYTKSRTQQPSHKLDKNNGSDGTVERFRSTSNEISRCYRHKFGKLTTNEMFLKSSILHNNTILSPPDFKRLEAPYDIKDSEEKSFNLAKLF; encoded by the coding sequence ATGATTACAAATGCTTTCATAGATGGCTTACATGCGAATTTATCGTCATTAACTCGCATTTATCGACCTGATAGTCTTTTAAAAGCCTACGAAAGTGCTTTAGATCAATACAACGCCATACAAAGACGACGTGAAAGTTTTCCACAAAGAATGGTCCCTTTTACGAAAAACAATTCATTTAGAGAACAATCACAGCAGCAATCATATTTCATGCACAAAAAACCTTTCAGTTTTCTCCCATATCTGAATATTAAAACACAAATTGGAAATCTAAAATTTCTTGTCGACACTGGCTCtaataaaaactatatttcaCCAGAGCATATTCACCCCACAATGAAAATTAATTGCGTACCTCATCTAATTAAAAACATTTCCGGATCGCATAATATAGACAAATTTAGTGAACTCAATATTTTCTTCAACTATAAATCACTACCAAGGCAGAAATTTCTTTTATTtcgatttcataaattttttgatGGTCTAATCGGATACGAATCTTTAAAATCATTGGGCGCTATCATCGATACCGTATCCAACGAGCTACTAATAGGAAGTTTGAGAATTCCTATGAACAGAAAAACTTTTAACGGAACTGAAACGAACTTTCAGATCAATAATATTCATGGCGGAAAAACACTAATATCgaacaaaacacaaaattcttATACTGATCACAATGTTCAAATCGATCCAAGCATAATtaatacgaaaaatgtttcattatTCAACCCGAGTAGTAATCCAGTTATTCTAGAAACTGACTTACACAACAAAATGTATTCAAGCAATCGAACAAATCTCCAAAACAAACAAGAGCATAATTATAGGAAAGAGCGAATAAATAGAACAGTACAAACGGGAATCAATCAAAATCACACAGAAATTATCGAAAATTTTACTTATACGAAATCCAGAACTCAGCAACCCTCACATAAACTTGATAAAAACAACGGAAGCGATGGAACCGTTGAAAGGTTCCGCTCAACAAGCAACGAAATATCTCGTTGCTACAGAcacaaattcggaaaattgacaactaatgaaatgtttttaaaatcatctATATTACATAATAATACAATATTATCTCCCCCAGATTTCAAGCGTCTAGAAGCTCCTTACGATATCAAGGATAGTGAAGAAAAATCATTCAACTTGGCAAAATTATTTTGA